One Pseudomonas abieticivorans genomic region harbors:
- a CDS encoding EVE domain-containing protein has translation MAFWLMKSEPDELSIEDLARLGNTRWDGVRNYQARNFIRAMAQGDEFFFYHSSCPEPGIAGIARINAAAYPDPTALDPQSHYHDPKANADKNPWSAIDVTHVQTFGKVLGLGYLKQQTALAELPLVQKGSRLSVMPVTAEQWAAVLALR, from the coding sequence ATGGCCTTCTGGCTGATGAAATCCGAGCCCGATGAACTGTCCATCGAAGACCTCGCGCGGCTGGGCAACACCCGTTGGGATGGCGTGCGCAATTACCAGGCGCGCAACTTCATCCGCGCAATGGCCCAAGGCGATGAGTTTTTCTTCTACCACTCAAGTTGCCCGGAGCCGGGCATCGCCGGCATCGCCCGCATCAACGCCGCTGCCTACCCGGACCCTACCGCGCTGGACCCGCAAAGCCATTATCACGACCCCAAAGCCAATGCCGACAAGAACCCTTGGAGCGCCATCGACGTGACCCACGTGCAAACCTTCGGCAAGGTGCTGGGCCTAGGCTACCTGAAACAGCAAACGGCTCTGGCCGAATTGCCGTTGGTGCAAAAGGGCAGCCGGCTCTCGGTGATGCCAGTCACGGCCGAACAATGGGCAGCCGTGCTGGCATTGCGCTGA
- a CDS encoding NADPH:quinone oxidoreductase family protein: MKAVLCKAFGPAETLVLEEVASPQAKKNEILLDVHAAGVNFPDTLIIEGKYQFKPPFPFSPGGEAAGVVSAVGEKITHLKVGDRVMGLTGWGSFAEQIAVPGYNVMPIPDGMDFVTAAAFSMTYGTSMHALKQRALLQPGETLLVLGASGGVGLAAVEIGKAMGARVIAAASSSEKLEVARLAGADELINYTETNLKEEIKRLTDGNGADVIYDPVGGDLFDQAARSIAWNGRLLVVGFASGRIPEFPVNLALLKGASIVGVFWGSFAQRQPQDNAANFKQLFGWFAEGKLKPLVSQTFALEHTGQAIDTLGQRKAVGKVVVKVR, from the coding sequence ATGAAAGCTGTGTTGTGCAAAGCCTTCGGCCCCGCCGAAACGCTGGTGCTGGAAGAAGTGGCCAGCCCACAGGCCAAGAAGAACGAAATCCTGCTGGATGTGCACGCCGCCGGGGTCAACTTCCCGGATACGCTGATCATCGAGGGCAAGTACCAGTTCAAACCGCCGTTCCCGTTCTCACCGGGTGGCGAAGCGGCCGGCGTGGTGAGTGCGGTGGGCGAGAAGATCACCCACCTGAAAGTCGGTGACCGGGTGATGGGCCTGACGGGTTGGGGCAGCTTTGCCGAGCAGATCGCCGTGCCGGGCTACAACGTGATGCCGATCCCCGATGGCATGGACTTCGTCACGGCTGCAGCTTTCAGCATGACCTATGGCACTTCCATGCACGCGCTCAAACAGCGTGCCCTACTGCAACCAGGCGAAACCTTGCTGGTACTAGGCGCATCGGGAGGCGTGGGGCTGGCCGCCGTGGAAATCGGCAAGGCCATGGGTGCCCGGGTAATTGCCGCTGCCAGCAGCAGCGAAAAGCTGGAAGTTGCCCGCCTGGCCGGTGCCGATGAATTGATCAACTATACCGAGACCAATCTCAAGGAGGAGATCAAGCGCCTCACCGACGGCAATGGCGCCGACGTGATCTACGACCCGGTGGGTGGCGACCTGTTCGACCAGGCCGCGCGCTCCATCGCCTGGAATGGCCGCCTGTTGGTGGTCGGCTTCGCCAGCGGGCGCATCCCGGAGTTCCCGGTTAACCTGGCCCTGCTCAAGGGCGCGTCGATCGTTGGCGTGTTCTGGGGCTCGTTTGCCCAGCGCCAGCCACAGGATAACGCTGCCAACTTCAAGCAATTGTTTGGCTGGTTTGCCGAGGGCAAGCTCAAGCCTTTGGTGTCACAAACCTTTGCACTGGAACACACGGGCCAAGCAATCGATACCCTGGGCCAGCGCAAGGCCGTCGGCAAAGTGGTAGTCAAGGTACGCTGA
- a CDS encoding flagellar basal body-associated protein FliL — protein MKAWILMMLALSLPVSAFAEEGGKEEGGAPKVAYVSLTPPFVGNYALDGSPRLHVYKADVALKVTGAEAEAAVKHQDPLIRNQLVALFAQQTVDSLSNVESKEKLRQEALKQVQQVMNTEEGKPIVEDLLFNNLIVQ, from the coding sequence GTGAAAGCGTGGATCTTGATGATGCTGGCCCTGTCGCTGCCGGTTTCGGCGTTCGCGGAAGAGGGCGGCAAGGAAGAAGGCGGAGCGCCGAAAGTGGCCTACGTCTCGCTGACCCCGCCTTTCGTGGGCAACTACGCCTTGGACGGTAGCCCGCGCCTGCACGTGTACAAGGCCGACGTCGCCTTGAAGGTGACCGGTGCCGAGGCCGAGGCGGCCGTCAAGCACCAGGACCCGCTGATTCGCAATCAGTTGGTCGCGTTGTTCGCCCAGCAAACGGTCGACTCGCTGAGCAACGTGGAGTCCAAGGAAAAACTGCGCCAGGAAGCCCTCAAGCAGGTTCAGCAGGTGATGAACACCGAGGAAGGCAAGCCTATCGTCGAAGACCTGCTGTTCAACAACCTGATCGTTCAGTAA